In Sporichthyaceae bacterium, a single window of DNA contains:
- a CDS encoding ParB N-terminal domain-containing protein — protein MGDLVMGDYRSGCAILGGVTMHDGMLTSVIGLSKNVEVAQIALLIRGDSPRLNGENIEHIQLLAESQDKLPPVVVHRPTMRIIDGMHRLRAAQLRGQTEIEVIFFEGDEADAFVYGVQSNVAHGLPLSLRDRREAAGRILTTHSHWSNRRIAAIVGLAPSTVQAIRTRSTDRNDQMNTRVGRDGAARRLNASAGRVAAGKLIREKPEASVREIAALAGISPATVQDVRERLRAGRDVIPDRQRENPVPRQRSNSSPEPEPEPEPGKGSQAEARSDALFGAAPRVADEVQPFDGLVGDPSLRLNEFGWRLIRLLSVQAVIKRDSLRLAAAVPFHLRKSVIALARQTGDTWHEFARCLDSHNNS, from the coding sequence ATGGGGGACCTGGTGATGGGGGACTACCGTTCAGGTTGCGCGATTCTTGGGGGAGTGACTATGCATGACGGTATGCTGACGTCGGTGATCGGCTTGAGCAAAAATGTAGAGGTTGCGCAGATCGCACTGCTGATTCGTGGGGATTCGCCTCGACTGAACGGGGAGAATATCGAGCATATTCAGTTGCTTGCCGAGAGTCAAGATAAATTGCCGCCGGTGGTGGTGCACCGTCCCACGATGCGGATTATCGATGGTATGCATCGGCTGCGGGCGGCGCAGTTGCGTGGACAGACCGAGATCGAGGTCATATTTTTCGAAGGCGACGAGGCCGATGCCTTCGTCTATGGCGTGCAGTCGAACGTCGCGCATGGCCTGCCGTTGTCGCTGCGCGACCGGCGGGAGGCTGCCGGCCGGATACTCACCACGCATTCGCACTGGTCGAATCGTCGGATCGCGGCCATCGTCGGCCTGGCGCCATCCACGGTGCAGGCGATTCGCACCCGTTCGACTGACCGAAACGACCAGATGAACACGCGAGTTGGCCGGGACGGAGCCGCGCGGCGGCTCAATGCGTCGGCCGGACGGGTGGCGGCCGGCAAACTCATCAGGGAGAAGCCAGAAGCCTCGGTGCGCGAGATAGCCGCGCTCGCGGGCATCTCGCCCGCCACGGTGCAGGATGTCCGAGAACGGCTGCGCGCCGGCCGGGACGTCATCCCGGACCGGCAGCGGGAAAACCCGGTACCTCGGCAGCGGAGCAATTCTTCACCGGAGCCGGAGCCGGAGCCGGAGCCGGGCAAGGGCAGTCAGGCCGAGGCGCGGAGCGATGCTCTTTTCGGCGCTGCGCCGCGAGTCGCCGACGAAGTGCAACCGTTCGACGGGCTGGTCGGCGATCCGTCGCTGCGGCTCAACGAGTTCGGCTGGCGGCTCATTCGTCTGCTCAGCGTCCAGGCGGTGATCAAACGGGATTCGCTGCGACTGGCAGCGGCTGTGCCCTTTCATTTGCGAAAGTCCGTCATCGCGTTGGCCAGACAGACCGGTGACACCTGGCACGAGTTCGCTCGATGCCTGGACAGTCACAACAACTCTTAG
- a CDS encoding nuclear transport factor 2 family protein: MTDPDVAATPTNPWVAEFAAGWREPTDADAFADHFRATFQMDCRFRQPLILGKVIGVKAFRERFVGPTFDLISDMRGCVVNWAARDDTIYIEMEVDGYIGKRPVTLRSCERITLRDGLWAERVTYLDSLPLLYAVIRTPKSWPMAIRLQIQNIRKGWRNR; encoded by the coding sequence ATGACCGACCCGGACGTGGCGGCCACGCCTACCAACCCCTGGGTCGCGGAGTTCGCCGCGGGCTGGCGCGAGCCGACGGACGCCGACGCGTTTGCCGACCACTTCCGAGCGACGTTCCAGATGGACTGCCGCTTCAGGCAACCGCTCATCCTTGGCAAGGTCATCGGCGTCAAGGCGTTCCGGGAGCGGTTCGTCGGGCCCACCTTCGACCTGATCTCCGATATGCGTGGATGCGTCGTGAACTGGGCGGCCAGGGACGACACGATCTATATAGAGATGGAAGTCGACGGATACATCGGCAAACGACCTGTCACCCTGCGTTCCTGTGAGCGCATCACCTTGCGCGACGGTCTGTGGGCCGAGCGCGTCACCTACCTCGACTCACTTCCGCTGCTGTACGCGGTGATCCGTACTCCGAAGAGCTGGCCAATGGCCATCCGCCTCCAGATCCAGAACATAAGAAAGGGCTGGCGGAACAGGTGA
- a CDS encoding aldehyde dehydrogenase family protein: MDTYPSVIAGHDATHDKWLHVVRAGALLREEIPALKLKRKLDRGVITDTDDPRVAGRVGLSTPEQVAAASVAARRAQPDWGATSVDERIAFARLLGDQIRAQAERIVDFLVAEGHPKRLADWEVFSAIEMTSEDSLALSRRQLSDVTQVGQRETRLVRKPDGVVAVHPPHNAPVGNSMLAIGALIAGNAVIVKAPRSAPLGTAWFWREIVRPVLAKVGAPDGTMNLICAAPEEVLDHWLRSPDVDDLLFVGESTRGIEIGNRWHAAGKKTILELAGNDGVLVWRDAEVSLAVRALTECFYGSTQICMVPKYALVHRDVAEQVLAELAREVATIRPGYPEEEGALLSPVLKSAEFEKALADAVDRGARLVCGGRRLEIDGTPGDMGLFIEPTLVRVDGLDAAADLDVVREETFFPLLPIVVVDPADSAEGGDRGDERLLRDCVDFMNRNRYGLRNSVWTQDPETIELICARLNNGGILKVNDSHIGQVVGLPTHGGTGRSGGPFGEAHFPILRTSHLQAISIATAVEPRESVFFSVAGNQ, translated from the coding sequence GTGGACACCTATCCGTCCGTCATCGCTGGTCACGATGCCACCCACGACAAATGGCTGCACGTTGTTCGGGCCGGGGCGCTGCTGCGCGAGGAGATCCCGGCGTTGAAACTCAAGCGGAAACTGGACCGCGGGGTCATCACCGACACCGACGACCCGAGAGTGGCCGGCCGAGTCGGTCTGTCCACCCCGGAACAGGTGGCCGCCGCTTCCGTTGCCGCCCGGCGGGCCCAGCCCGACTGGGGCGCCACCAGCGTTGACGAGCGCATCGCCTTCGCCCGATTGCTCGGCGACCAGATACGCGCGCAAGCCGAGCGGATCGTCGACTTCCTGGTCGCCGAGGGCCATCCGAAACGGCTGGCGGACTGGGAGGTGTTCAGCGCGATCGAGATGACCTCCGAGGACAGCCTGGCGCTCAGCCGCCGCCAGCTCTCCGACGTCACCCAGGTCGGGCAGCGGGAGACCCGGCTGGTGCGCAAGCCGGACGGCGTCGTCGCGGTGCATCCGCCGCACAACGCCCCGGTGGGGAACTCGATGCTGGCGATCGGTGCGCTCATCGCGGGCAACGCGGTGATCGTGAAGGCCCCGCGCAGCGCTCCACTGGGCACGGCCTGGTTCTGGCGGGAGATCGTCCGGCCCGTCCTCGCCAAGGTGGGCGCCCCGGACGGGACGATGAATCTGATCTGCGCGGCGCCGGAGGAGGTCCTCGACCACTGGTTGCGCAGTCCCGACGTCGACGACCTGCTGTTCGTCGGTGAGTCGACGCGCGGTATCGAGATCGGCAACCGCTGGCACGCCGCCGGCAAGAAGACCATCCTGGAACTGGCCGGAAACGACGGCGTGCTGGTCTGGCGGGACGCGGAGGTGAGCCTCGCGGTCCGGGCACTGACCGAGTGTTTCTACGGCTCGACGCAGATCTGCATGGTGCCCAAGTACGCGCTCGTGCACCGGGACGTCGCCGAGCAGGTGCTGGCCGAGCTGGCCAGGGAGGTCGCCACCATCCGACCGGGTTATCCCGAGGAGGAAGGTGCGCTGCTGTCGCCGGTGCTGAAGTCGGCGGAGTTCGAGAAGGCGCTCGCCGACGCGGTCGACCGGGGCGCCCGGTTGGTGTGCGGCGGCCGGCGGCTGGAAATCGACGGAACCCCCGGCGACATGGGCTTGTTCATCGAGCCGACGCTGGTGCGGGTCGACGGGCTGGACGCGGCGGCAGACCTCGACGTCGTCCGGGAGGAGACGTTCTTCCCGCTGTTGCCCATCGTCGTGGTCGACCCGGCCGACTCTGCCGAGGGGGGCGATCGGGGCGACGAGCGACTGCTGCGGGATTGCGTCGATTTCATGAATCGCAACCGGTACGGGCTGCGGAACTCGGTGTGGACCCAGGATCCCGAGACGATCGAGCTGATCTGCGCCCGCCTGAACAACGGCGGCATTCTCAAGGTCAACGACAGCCACATCGGGCAGGTCGTCGGGCTGCCGACGCACGGCGGCACCGGTCGCAGCGGCGGTCCGTTCGGCGAGGCGCACTTCCCGATCCTGCGGACCAGCCACCTACAGGCGATCAGCATCGCCACGGCGGTCGAGCCGAGGGAATCCGTGTTCTTCAGCGTCGCCGGCAATCAGTGA